Proteins encoded together in one Benincasa hispida cultivar B227 chromosome 1, ASM972705v1, whole genome shotgun sequence window:
- the LOC120079115 gene encoding aspartic proteinase CDR1-like — translation MATISLFSYLLLLISFSQATINDDNGFTTSLFHRDSLFQISSLSHYDRLTNAFQRSFSRSTALINHVATVATTTAAVVQSPIGPGSGEYLMYVSIGTPPVDYIGIADTGSDLIWTQCLPCQKCFNQSRPIFNPLKSSSYHRVSCTSQSCHALNVAHCGVQGICNYSYTYGDQTYTKGDLGFDKITIGSSSVNSVIGCGHESGGGFGYASGVIGLGGGELSLVSQMSQTAAISQQFSYCLPTLLSHANGKINFGQNAIISGPGVVSTPLVPKNPKTYYYMTLEAISIGNERHVADMSSKQGNMIIDSGTTLTILPKELYDGVVSSLLKVVRARRVEDPGHFLGLCFADDSNSGGLGIPIITAHFAGGADVKLLPENTFMKVAKNVSCSTLTSAEPRDGFGILGNLAQANFLIGYDLEARRLSFKPTICA, via the coding sequence ATGGCTACCATTTCTTTATTCTCCTATCTTCTCCTCTTGATCTCCTTCTCTCAAGCAACCATCAATGACGACAACGGTTTCACCACTTCTCTCTTTCATCGTGATTCCCtttttcaaatatcatctcTCTCCCATTATGATCGTCTCACCAATGCCTTTCAACGCTCATTTTCTCGCTCCACTGCCCTCATCAACCACGTTGCCACTGTTGCCACCACTACTGCTGCTGTCGTTCAATCCCCGATTGGCCCAGGAAGTGGCGAGTATCTAATGTATGTCTCTATTGGAACCCCGCCAGTGGATTACATCGGCATTGCCGACACGGGCAGCGATTTGATATGGACACAATGCTTGCCATGTCAAAAATGCTTCAACCAATCACGTCCCATTTTCAACCCTCTCAAATCCTCTTCCTACCATCGCGTGTCTTGCACGTCCCAATCCTGTCATGCACTAAATGTTGCCCATTGTGGAGTCCAGGGGATTTGCAATTACAGTTACACATACGGAGATCAAACTTACACGAAGGGAGATTTAGGATTTGATAAGATCACCATCGGGTCATCATCCGTGAACTCAGTCATCGGTTGTGGCCACGAAAGTGGCGGCGGGTTCGGCTATGCCTCAGGTGTCATCGGACTCGGCGGTGGCGAGCTCTCATTAGTCTCACAAATGAGCCAAACCGCCGCCATTAGTCAACAATTCTCTTATTGCTTACCAACGTTACTTAGTCATGCAAATGGCAAAATAAACTTCGGCCAAAACGCTATCATTTCTGGCCCTGGAGTCGTTTCAACGCCACTAGTCCCCAAAAACCCCAAGACATACTATTACATGACTTTGGAAGCCATTTCCATTGGCAATGAACGTCATGTGGCCGACATGTCGTCCAAACAAGGCAATATGATTATAGATTCCGGGACGACGTTAACGATTCTTCCAAAGGAGTTATACGATGGTGTTGTTTCGTCGCTATTGAAGGTCGTTAGAGCGAGGCGAGTGGAGGATCCCGGCCACTTTTTGGGACTCTGCTTTGCTGATGACAGCAACAGTGGCGGCTTGGGCATTCCGATCATCACCGCCCATTTTGCCGGTGGTGCCGACGTGAAGTTGTTGCCGGAGAATACGTTTATGAAGGTGGCCAAAAATGTGAGTTGCTCGACCTTAACGTCGGCGGAGCCGAGAGATGGTTTCGGGATTTTGGGAAATTTGGCGCAGGCGAATTTCTTAATCGGATATGATTTGGAGGCTAGGAGATTGTCGTTCAAGCCAACCATCTGTGCTTAG
- the LOC120085193 gene encoding LRR receptor-like serine/threonine-protein kinase FEI 1 — protein MGICLVKCSGFLVLHALLLCMTMNQSTGLTPDGEALLSFRMAVASSDGVIFQWRPEDPNPCNWTGVICDPKTKRVISLKLASHKLSGFIAPELGKLDQLKTLTLSDNNLYGTIPSELGNCSQLQGMFLQRNYLSGVIPYELGNLSELEMLDVSSNSLSGNIPTSLGNLDKLAILNVSSNFLIGPVPSDGVLSKFSETSFVGNRGLCGKQVSVICKDDNPGSGTNSESPSSAQNQMRKKYSGRLLISASATVGALLLVALMCFWGCFLYKRFGKNDKKGLAKDVGGGASVVMFHGDLPYSSKDIMKKLETLNEEHIIGSGGFGTVYRLAMDDGNVFALKNIVKINEGFDHFFERELEILGSLKHRYLVNLRGYCNSPTSKLLIYDYLSGGSLDEALHERSEQLDWDTRLNIILGAAKGLAYLHHDCSPRIIHRDIKSSNILLDGNLDARVSDFGLAKLLDDDKSHITTIVAGTFGYLAPEYMQSGRATEKTDVYSFGVLVLEVLSGKRPTDASFIEKGLNIVGWLNFLVTENRQREIVDPQCEGVQSETLDSLLRLAIQCVSSSPDDRPTMHRVVQFFESEVMTPCPSDFDDSNSD, from the exons ATGGGCATCTGTCTGGTCAAATGTTCTGGCTTTTTGGTTCTTCACGCTCTACTTCTTTGTATGACAATGAATCAAAGCACTGGCCTCACGCCTGATG GTGAGGCACTTCTAAGCTTTAGGATGGCAGTTGCCAGTTCTGATGGAGTCATCTTTCAGTGGAGACCGGAGGATCCAAACCCTTGTAACTGGACAGGAGTGATCTGCGATCCAAAGACGAAGAGAGTAATCTCATT GAAGCTTGCAAGTCACAAATTGAGTGGGTTCATTGCACCTGAACTTGGGAAGCTAGACCAATTGAAGACCCT GACTCTTTCGGACAACAACCTATATGGAACAATACCATCAGAACTGGGAAATTGCTCGCAGTTGCAGGGAAT GTTCTTGCAAAGAAACTATCTAAGTGGAGTGATTCCCTATGAGCTGGGAAACCTTTCGGAGTTGGAAATGTT AGACGTTTCTAGCAACTCACTTAGTGGAAATATCCCAACGTCCCTTGGGAATTTGGATAAGCTGGCTATTCT CAATGTGTcgtcaaattttttaattggaCCAGTTCCTTCTGATGGTGTTCTTTCCAAGTTTTCGGAGACTTC CTTTGTCGGAAATCGTGGTTTGTGTGGGAAACAAGTTAGTGTCATTTGCAAAGATGATAATCCCGGATCTGGAACAAATTCTGAGTCCCCAAGCTCAG CCCAAAATCAAATGAGGAAGAAGTATTCTGGCCGGCTGCTCATAAGTGCCTCAGCTACAGTGGGGGCACTACTACTTGTTGCTCTTATGTGCTTCTGGGGTTGCTTTCTTTACAAAAGATTTGGCAAAAATGACAAGAAAGGTCTTGCAAAGGATGTTGGTGGAG GTGCATCCGTTGTGATGTTTCATGGAGACTTGCCATACTCTTCaaaagacatcatgaagaagtTGGAAACCTTGAATGAGGAACACATAATTGGTTCTGGGGGTTTTGGAACAGTTTACAGGCTTGCAATGGATGATGGCAATGTATTTGCTTTGAAAAATATTGTAAAGATAAATGAGGGGTTTGATCACTTTTTTGAGAGGGAACTTGAAATTCTTGGAAGTTTGAAGCATCGCTACCTTGTTAATTTGAGAGGATATTGCAACTCTCCCACGTCAAAACTGTTGATTTATGATTATCTATCGGGGGGAAGCCTTGATGAGGCCCTTCATG AAAGATCTGAGCAATTAGATTGGGACACACGCTTGAATATTATATTGGGGGCAGCAAAAGGGCTTGCCTATCTGCACCATGATTGTTCACCCAGAATCATACATCGGGATATCAAGTCAAGCAACATTTTACTTGATGGCAATCTGGATGCTCGAGTTTCTGACTTTGGACTTGCCAAGCTTCTGGATGATGATAAATCTCACATCACAACCATTGTTGCCGGAACATTTGGTTATTTGGCCCCTG AATATATGCAAAGTGGTAGGGCAACTGAAAAGACTGATGTATATAGTTTTGGAGTTCTGGTACTTGAAGTACTGAGTGGAAAACGACCTACGGATGCATCATTTATTGAGAAAGGCCTGAACATTGTTGGCTGG CTAAATTTTCTTGTCACGGAGAATAGGCAACGAGAAATAGTTGATCCACAATGTGAAGGAGTACAGTCGGAAACTCTCGACTCATTGCTAAGGCTTGCTATTCAGTGTGTTTCCTCTAGTCCAGACGACCGACCGACCATGCACCGAGTAGTACAGTTCTTTGAATCCGAGGTTATGACACCATGCCCAAGTGACTTCGACGATTCAAATTCTGATTAA
- the LOC120087607 gene encoding trihelix transcription factor GT-3b-like — MSSSAMAATAQQHQWSEEETREFIRIRADLERDLTAVSTGEAPAAKKKTLWEMASARMRERGFWRTADQCKCKWKNLLSRYKGKETSHKEFDWQCPFFEEIHEVFAERGKAMQRLLLEPEAGSIATKKRVRERSLEEYSDLKELNEDETEEEILTQSNSQKRKTIRTLPAKSLRATDSKSSSSSVSNEILEMLKGFFQWQQRMEMEWREIHERHYNNRRLFEQEWRESMEKLEMERLMAEQAWREREEQRKKRQDIRAEGMDALLTTLFNKLNRQNNL; from the exons ATGAGCTCGAGCGCGATGGCGGCCACGGCTCAGCAACACCAGTGGAGCGAGGAGGAGACGAGGGAGTTCATTCGAATTCGAGCCGACCTAGAGAGGGACCTGACGGCGGTTTCCACCGGAGAAGCTCCGGCCGCGAAGAAGAAAACACTATGGGAGATGGCAAGTGCTAGGATGCGAGAGAGAGGATTTTGGAGGACCGCTGATCAGTGCAAATGCAAGTGGAAGAATCTCCTCAGCCGCTACAAG GGGAAGGAGACATCTCATAAAGAGTTTGACTGGCAATGCCCAttttttgaagaaattcatgaAGTTTTTGCTGAAAGGGGGAAAGCTATGCAACGATTGCTCCTTGAACCAGAAGCGGGTTCTATTGCAACAAAGAAAAGGGTGAGAGAGAGAAGTTTAGAAGAATATTCAGATCTCAAAGAACTCAATGAAGACGAAACTGAGGAGGAGATTCTCACTCAAAGCAACTcacagaaaagaaaaactataagAACACTCCCAGCAAAGTCTTTAAGAGCAACCGATTCTAAAAGTTCTAGTAGCTCGGTTAGTAATGAAATTCTAGAAATGCTGAAGGGCTTCTTCCAGTGGCAGCAGAGGATGGAGATGGAATGGAGGGAAATACATGAGAGACATTACAACAACCGTCGATTGTTTGAGCAGGAATGGCGTGAGTCAATGGAGAAGCTCGAGATGGAGAGGTTAATGGCTGAGCAAGCTTGGAGGGAAAGGGAAGAACAGAGAAAGAAAAGGCAAGATATCCGAGCTGAAGGAATGGATGCCCTCTTAACAACCCTTTTTAACAAGCTCAATCGCCAAAATAATTTATGA